In Hwangdonia lutea, a single window of DNA contains:
- a CDS encoding sugar isomerase domain-containing protein, with protein MLAKQWLDNARGVMDKIETTQIENIKKAAEVMADSIEKGKWVHTFGCGHATLPIEEMYPRIGGFVGFHPIVELPLTFFTNIVGQMGVNQFIFLERVEGYGVEIMKGHNFDEADTMWLFSHTGVNSVNIDVALEAKKKGMKVIVYGSEAEAKGKTVKHSCGKTLFQLADVVVDSCAPAEDATVTLKNHVDKIGPVSTMAFMTTVWMTVTTVAEILADRGVKLHIHPSHNVPGDTNSKERLHEALEEYKRKISACQ; from the coding sequence ATGTTAGCAAAACAATGGTTAGACAATGCCAGAGGGGTTATGGACAAAATAGAAACCACTCAAATAGAAAATATTAAAAAGGCTGCTGAAGTTATGGCAGATTCAATAGAAAAAGGAAAGTGGGTTCATACCTTTGGCTGTGGCCATGCCACTTTACCTATTGAGGAAATGTATCCTCGTATAGGTGGCTTTGTGGGATTTCACCCTATTGTTGAACTACCGTTAACCTTTTTTACCAATATTGTTGGTCAAATGGGGGTTAATCAATTTATTTTTTTAGAAAGAGTAGAAGGCTATGGAGTAGAAATTATGAAAGGACATAATTTTGATGAAGCAGACACCATGTGGTTATTCTCGCATACAGGAGTTAATAGTGTGAATATTGATGTTGCACTTGAAGCTAAAAAGAAAGGCATGAAAGTTATAGTTTATGGTTCTGAAGCAGAAGCTAAAGGGAAAACCGTTAAACACTCTTGCGGTAAAACCCTATTTCAATTGGCGGATGTTGTGGTAGATTCATGCGCTCCTGCTGAAGATGCTACAGTAACATTAAAAAATCACGTAGATAAAATAGGGCCAGTTTCTACTATGGCTTTTATGACAACGGTTTGGATGACTGTTACTACCGTTGCCGAAATTTTAGCAGATCGTGGTGTAAAACTACATATTCACCCATCTCACAACGTTCCTGGAGATACAAATTCCAAAGAACGCTTACACGAGGCATTGGAGGAGTATAAAAGAAAAATATCAGCATGTCAATAA
- a CDS encoding ROK family protein gives MKIANKGVIGIDIGGTKISGAIFTFQGEIVERQKVLIDNAQGKEAGLLIDSLLGSLLITANSKKIEVKAIGACVPGISDKLNGTVWAPNIKGWENYPLYSELTKIVDNPQINITIESDRSCYILGETWKGATKGCDNAIFIAVGTGIGAGILMNGQVLNGSRGISGAIGWLGFEPPYKEKYDNCGNFEYYASGNGLVRSAKELLEQPKYSTSLLSQIPKSQLRSEDIFEAFKNGDALAKEVFNKAIVYWGIAVANMVSVFNPEKIVFGGGVFGPAEQFLNRIIEEAKKWAQPLSIKQVQIEISTLKGSSGLIGAAYSALKSIT, from the coding sequence ATGAAAATAGCAAATAAAGGTGTCATTGGGATTGATATTGGCGGTACGAAAATTTCTGGTGCTATTTTCACTTTTCAAGGAGAAATTGTTGAACGACAAAAAGTTTTAATTGATAATGCGCAAGGCAAAGAGGCAGGATTGCTTATCGATTCCCTTTTAGGATCTCTTTTAATTACAGCAAACTCAAAAAAAATTGAGGTGAAGGCCATTGGTGCTTGCGTTCCAGGTATAAGTGATAAGCTTAATGGAACAGTTTGGGCGCCTAATATAAAAGGATGGGAAAATTATCCGCTTTATTCTGAATTGACAAAAATAGTAGACAACCCTCAAATAAATATTACTATTGAGAGCGATAGGTCTTGTTATATTTTGGGAGAAACATGGAAAGGCGCTACAAAAGGGTGCGATAATGCTATTTTTATAGCTGTAGGTACTGGTATAGGCGCAGGTATTCTTATGAATGGACAGGTTTTGAATGGCTCTAGAGGTATTTCAGGGGCGATTGGTTGGCTTGGTTTTGAACCACCATATAAAGAAAAGTATGATAACTGCGGGAATTTTGAATATTATGCTTCCGGAAACGGACTTGTTAGAAGTGCTAAAGAATTATTAGAACAACCAAAGTATAGTACAAGTCTATTAAGTCAAATCCCTAAAAGTCAATTGCGCTCTGAGGATATTTTCGAAGCTTTTAAAAACGGTGATGCTCTCGCAAAAGAAGTTTTTAATAAAGCAATTGTGTATTGGGGAATTGCAGTAGCTAATATGGTTAGTGTTTTCAATCCTGAGAAAATAGTTTTTGGAGGTGGCGTTTTTGGTCCGGCAGAACAATTTTTAAATAGGATAATTGAAGAAGCAAAAAAATGGGCACAACCTCTTAGTATAAAACAAGTGCAAATTGAGATATCGACCTTAAAAGGAAGCTCAGGTTTGATAGGAGCTGCATATTCCGCATTAAAATCAATTACCTAA
- a CDS encoding polysaccharide deacetylase family protein → MVRGNSNEKNIHLVFTGHEYADGGAHILEVLNRENIKASFFFTGDFYRNNEFAPLISDLKKNGHYLGAHSNKHLLYNDWSADKKLLVTETEFNEDLNLNYAEMKKFGINKSDAPYYLPPYEWNDSTITSWTKKNQLTLINYTKGTLSHADYTTPDDKNYKSTEVIYNSILDYEAKASLNGFLLLSHIGTHPNRTDKFYLELEHLIKALKRNGYQFVSLNEMLD, encoded by the coding sequence ATTGTACGTGGCAACAGTAACGAGAAGAATATTCATTTGGTGTTTACAGGACATGAATATGCCGATGGAGGCGCACATATATTGGAGGTTCTAAACCGAGAAAACATTAAAGCTTCTTTCTTTTTTACAGGTGATTTTTATCGTAATAATGAGTTTGCGCCTCTTATTTCCGATTTAAAAAAGAACGGTCATTATTTGGGTGCACACTCCAACAAACATTTGTTATACAATGATTGGTCGGCAGACAAAAAACTGTTGGTAACCGAAACCGAGTTTAACGAAGACCTAAATTTGAATTATGCCGAAATGAAAAAATTTGGTATTAACAAATCCGATGCGCCTTACTATTTACCACCTTACGAATGGAACGACAGTACAATTACCTCCTGGACAAAAAAAAACCAGCTTACCTTAATAAATTATACAAAAGGAACGCTGTCGCATGCTGATTATACCACGCCAGATGATAAAAATTATAAAAGCACCGAAGTTATTTACAATTCTATTTTAGATTATGAGGCTAAAGCATCGCTCAACGGGTTTTTACTTTTAAGTCATATTGGAACGCACCCTAATCGCACAGATAAATTTTATTTGGAATTGGAACATCTCATTAAAGCATTAAAGCGAAATGGATATCAATTTGTGTCATTAAACGAGATGCTCGATTAG
- a CDS encoding ChbG/HpnK family deacetylase, which translates to MINLIINADDFGMSKVYNKYILDLLFQKKITSTTVMVNRISDSQSEQVQQLKTLLNNEDVSVGLHTEFTYDKHLEQVETQYEKFINIFGLAPSHIDIHKEHLHHKYHPVVAEFCDKKGIPFRNHGTQNAAKTTDAKYFYGSIPNFKDIEDWIKSLSENKNYELVFHPGIYDKHCYSSLNKDRETDIEHIEKINSQLLNYNINLISFKQL; encoded by the coding sequence ATGATAAATTTAATAATTAACGCAGACGATTTTGGAATGAGTAAAGTATATAACAAATATATACTCGACCTCTTATTTCAAAAAAAAATCACTTCAACAACCGTAATGGTTAATAGAATATCAGATAGTCAATCCGAGCAAGTACAACAACTCAAAACATTATTAAATAATGAAGATGTAAGCGTTGGCCTTCACACGGAGTTTACCTACGACAAACATTTGGAGCAGGTAGAAACACAATATGAGAAATTTATAAACATATTTGGTTTAGCTCCCAGCCATATCGATATTCACAAAGAACATTTGCATCATAAATATCATCCCGTTGTTGCTGAATTCTGTGATAAGAAAGGAATTCCTTTTAGAAATCACGGTACACAAAATGCAGCAAAAACAACAGATGCAAAGTATTTCTACGGATCAATCCCAAACTTTAAAGACATTGAAGACTGGATTAAAAGCTTGTCAGAAAATAAAAACTATGAATTGGTTTTTCACCCGGGAATTTACGATAAACACTGCTATTCTTCTTTAAATAAAGATAGGGAAACAGATATAGAACATATAGAAAAAATTAATAGTCAACTTTTAAATTACAATATCAATTTAATCAGTTTTAAACAACTATAA
- a CDS encoding patatin-like phospholipase family protein, with product MKKTFQEHLDPNSGSKNILSLDGGGIRGALTLGYLKKIENILREKHGNDYLLCDHFDLIGGTSTGSIIAGALAVGKSVDDIVNLYMDLGGKIFGKKRSFWNPLETWKFLKAGYDYEALEDSLKNAFGDITLESDQIKTGLCIVAKRADTNSVWPIINHPNGKFFDTNIGKNKNIPLWQAVRASSAAPTYFAPQMIDVGDGQRAAFVDGGVSMANNPALTLLMVATLKGFPFNWEMGEDKLTVVSVGTGYSVFKKQTKDIEEAWLKTWAQSVPDMLMQDASWQNQIVLQWLSNSPTAHYIDMEIESLQDDFMGGKALIKYLRYNFPITENDLNGLGLGKTFNAKDVESLIEMSNAENRQELYDIGVAASISVLKTHFD from the coding sequence ATGAAAAAAACATTCCAAGAACACCTTGACCCAAATTCCGGTTCAAAAAACATTCTTTCCTTAGATGGTGGGGGAATTAGAGGCGCCTTAACCCTCGGCTATTTAAAAAAAATAGAAAACATTTTACGCGAAAAACACGGCAACGATTATCTGCTCTGTGACCATTTCGACTTGATTGGAGGCACCTCTACGGGTTCCATCATTGCTGGGGCATTGGCCGTTGGAAAATCAGTTGACGACATAGTTAATCTTTACATGGATTTGGGTGGGAAAATCTTTGGTAAAAAGAGAAGTTTCTGGAATCCTTTGGAAACATGGAAATTTTTAAAAGCGGGCTACGATTACGAAGCTTTGGAAGATAGCTTAAAAAATGCTTTTGGCGATATAACGCTAGAAAGCGATCAAATTAAAACAGGACTTTGCATTGTCGCCAAAAGAGCCGACACCAATAGTGTGTGGCCTATTATCAATCATCCAAATGGTAAATTTTTCGATACCAATATTGGCAAAAACAAAAACATACCACTTTGGCAAGCCGTAAGGGCAAGCAGTGCCGCCCCTACTTATTTTGCACCACAAATGATTGATGTTGGCGATGGGCAACGCGCTGCATTTGTTGATGGCGGCGTTAGTATGGCTAACAATCCCGCGCTCACATTATTAATGGTTGCAACCCTAAAAGGCTTCCCGTTTAATTGGGAAATGGGCGAAGACAAATTAACCGTAGTATCCGTCGGCACTGGCTATAGCGTGTTTAAAAAACAAACAAAAGATATTGAGGAAGCATGGTTAAAAACATGGGCACAAAGCGTTCCCGATATGCTTATGCAAGACGCCAGTTGGCAAAACCAGATTGTTTTACAGTGGCTCTCCAACTCCCCTACGGCGCATTATATAGATATGGAAATTGAGTCGTTACAAGATGATTTTATGGGCGGTAAAGCCCTGATTAAATACTTGCGATACAACTTCCCCATTACCGAAAATGACTTAAACGGATTGGGGTTAGGAAAAACGTTTAATGCGAAAGATGTTGAAAGTTTAATTGAAATGAGCAATGCTGAAAACAGGCAAGAACTTTACGATATTGGCGTAGCTGCATCCATTAGTGTTTTAAAAACCCATTTTGATTAA
- a CDS encoding TRAFs-binding domain-containing protein, whose protein sequence is MKITEDASQNEQNPESFASLLHKAEEAKKAKDFTNALKLFSVAKKHAEKNMTLKDNLAFIISRQALCTYKSKQPNELEALINAKNILEELQPLQSNDLEVLGLTGAINKRLYELTSDSNYLENAIVSYEKGFQLKQDYYNGINAAFMLYKKTDLLKSQHKPWEDLKLKADYIRNTVLEIALNLEKEQDFSTKEDAIWILLTIAEAYHYKGMDDLMTTYENKAQDMAKAKNDTFAMSAYSEQKKKIEDLNIHFK, encoded by the coding sequence ATGAAAATTACCGAAGACGCATCCCAAAACGAACAAAACCCAGAATCTTTTGCAAGCCTGTTGCATAAGGCCGAAGAGGCAAAAAAAGCAAAAGACTTTACAAACGCCCTCAAACTATTTAGTGTGGCTAAAAAGCATGCTGAAAAAAACATGACTTTAAAAGACAACCTCGCATTTATTATTTCCCGACAGGCATTATGCACCTATAAATCCAAACAGCCAAACGAGTTGGAAGCCTTGATAAATGCAAAAAATATTTTAGAGGAATTGCAACCGTTGCAAAGTAACGATCTTGAGGTTTTAGGGTTAACAGGCGCCATAAATAAACGCTTATATGAATTAACCAGTGATTCCAATTATCTGGAAAATGCCATTGTGTCGTACGAAAAAGGGTTTCAACTAAAACAAGATTATTACAATGGCATCAATGCCGCATTCATGCTTTACAAAAAAACGGATTTATTAAAATCCCAACATAAACCATGGGAAGATTTAAAACTAAAAGCCGATTACATTAGAAACACGGTTTTGGAAATCGCATTAAACTTAGAAAAAGAACAAGATTTTTCTACAAAAGAAGATGCCATTTGGATATTGCTCACCATTGCCGAAGCATACCATTATAAAGGTATGGACGATTTAATGACTACCTACGAAAACAAAGCTCAGGATATGGCCAAAGCCAAAAACGACACTTTTGCGATGAGTGCTTACAGCGAACAAAAAAAGAAAATTGAAGATTTAAACATTCATTTTAAATAA
- a CDS encoding MFS transporter, protein MQNTTYKTNYIFAAACIGMLIFGIVMISLGSILPDITSKFNLEDVSAGTLLSLLPFGILVGSMIFGPMVDRFGFKSVLIGGGILTIIGLEGLAITNQLSVLQTMVFTIGLSGGVLNGATNALVSDISSDKKGANLSLLGVFFGIGALGTPALLGALSNNYSFETILMGIGGVLILPIIYFSVIKFPKPKQEKGFPISRSLKLLKDPLLIIFGFVLFFQSGIEGIANNWTTSYLQSIKEFDNELALFSLSLFVVGLTLARLVLGKLLRVLNPFNVVLISIFWMFLGVLLMFNGGANTIAIIGLICLGVGVAAGFPVILGYVGAIYKELSGTAFSIVITIALIGNLLSNYSMGVIAQKYGMTQFPMFLMGLLILMTGLLLVSRKKIINIKQ, encoded by the coding sequence ATGCAAAACACCACTTATAAAACAAACTACATTTTCGCTGCGGCTTGTATTGGCATGCTTATTTTTGGAATAGTAATGATTTCTTTAGGATCTATCTTGCCTGATATAACTTCTAAGTTCAATTTAGAAGATGTTTCAGCAGGAACGCTTTTGTCATTGCTGCCTTTTGGTATTTTGGTGGGATCCATGATTTTCGGACCTATGGTTGATCGTTTCGGCTTTAAAAGTGTTCTTATTGGCGGTGGTATTTTAACCATTATTGGGTTGGAAGGGCTTGCCATAACAAATCAATTATCGGTTTTACAAACCATGGTGTTTACTATAGGTCTTAGCGGGGGTGTTTTAAATGGAGCTACAAATGCCTTGGTTTCAGATATAAGTTCAGATAAAAAAGGGGCCAACCTAAGTCTATTAGGTGTTTTCTTTGGTATTGGAGCTTTAGGAACACCAGCACTATTGGGAGCCTTATCTAATAATTATTCTTTTGAAACTATTTTAATGGGTATCGGTGGTGTATTAATATTGCCTATAATATATTTCAGTGTTATTAAGTTTCCTAAGCCAAAACAAGAAAAGGGTTTTCCAATTAGTAGGAGCCTTAAACTTTTAAAAGACCCTCTATTGATAATTTTTGGATTTGTTTTATTTTTTCAAAGTGGTATCGAGGGTATTGCAAATAATTGGACAACGTCTTATTTGCAATCAATAAAAGAATTTGATAATGAACTAGCCCTTTTCTCACTATCATTATTTGTAGTAGGTCTTACATTGGCCCGTTTGGTTTTAGGCAAACTGTTACGTGTTTTAAACCCATTTAATGTAGTACTCATAAGTATATTTTGGATGTTTTTAGGAGTACTTCTTATGTTTAATGGTGGTGCAAATACGATAGCCATAATTGGTCTTATCTGTTTGGGCGTTGGTGTGGCTGCTGGTTTTCCTGTTATTCTTGGATATGTTGGCGCCATATACAAAGAGTTGTCTGGCACCGCTTTTAGTATTGTTATTACAATCGCTTTAATAGGGAATTTATTAAGTAATTATTCAATGGGAGTAATAGCACAAAAATATGGCATGACACAATTTCCAATGTTTTTGATGGGCTTACTCATTTTAATGACTGGCTTACTCTTAGTGTCTCGAAAAAAAATAATCAACATTAAACAATAA
- a CDS encoding toll/interleukin-1 receptor domain-containing protein: MDNKNIIKSKVFLSHAHEDSKLADSLKKLLEDICDMANLPKIDIFFSSNLKPGGGMELGEWRTRLEKEIEDAILTIAIVTPDSNDKPWLAYESGMSIGRAKKVTPILYFMGQERLHSVYRNQQAYIGEDLDSMRKCCYDIITAGTKSKISAGNIKFWDDFIQKYIDTVKTQKNDLYFRSLFRDQFHNSENASKFEGNWFAKWTQINEDGSEEVFEKDELYAWTTANRIRFVGYSQKHGTEGMKYPMEGIVSPDRKIALSYWSEGEISICGTCLMKTQGAGVDTLIGNWQGYTAKSIDDDPTYFSGRVIMSKTESKVDAFAQQN, translated from the coding sequence ATGGATAATAAGAATATAATCAAATCTAAAGTTTTTCTCAGTCACGCTCATGAAGATTCCAAACTAGCTGATAGTCTAAAAAAACTATTAGAAGATATTTGCGATATGGCCAATTTACCCAAGATTGACATATTTTTTTCAAGTAACTTAAAACCCGGTGGAGGCATGGAACTCGGAGAGTGGCGAACCCGACTGGAAAAAGAAATTGAAGATGCCATTTTAACCATTGCCATAGTAACCCCCGATTCTAACGATAAACCGTGGTTGGCTTATGAAAGTGGAATGTCCATTGGAAGGGCAAAAAAGGTTACACCAATTCTCTATTTTATGGGTCAAGAAAGACTTCATTCCGTTTATCGCAATCAGCAAGCTTATATAGGGGAAGATTTAGACTCCATGCGAAAATGCTGTTACGATATTATTACGGCGGGCACTAAATCAAAAATATCTGCGGGGAATATAAAATTTTGGGACGATTTCATTCAAAAATATATTGATACCGTAAAGACCCAAAAAAACGATCTTTACTTTAGAAGTCTTTTTCGCGATCAATTCCATAATTCTGAAAATGCCAGCAAATTTGAAGGCAATTGGTTTGCCAAATGGACCCAAATAAATGAAGACGGATCTGAGGAAGTTTTTGAAAAAGATGAACTTTACGCTTGGACCACAGCAAACAGAATCCGTTTTGTGGGCTACTCGCAAAAACACGGTACCGAAGGCATGAAATATCCAATGGAAGGCATTGTTTCTCCAGACAGAAAAATTGCATTAAGTTATTGGAGCGAGGGCGAAATATCCATTTGCGGTACGTGTTTAATGAAAACGCAAGGTGCAGGAGTGGATACTTTAATTGGTAATTGGCAAGGTTACACCGCAAAGTCTATTGACGATGACCCTACTTATTTCAGTGGACGCGTTATAATGTCTAAAACCGAAAGTAAAGTAGATGCGTTTGCTCAACAAAATTAA
- a CDS encoding glycoside hydrolase family 19 protein yields MITTNQMQSIIPDMNWEKAQFYLPHVNTVLPNFGIDTPLRKAHFLSQLAHESGGLKYNQENLNYSAKALRSVFGKYFKTKEIAEAYARKPEKIANRVYGNRMGNGDEASGDGWKYRGRGLIQLTGKNNYQKFAHDHGVDCVNNPDLILDPELALTSACWFWKKNNINRYADDDDIHMVTKRINGGTNGLLHRQHYLDSFKRLYEVLEADKS; encoded by the coding sequence ATGATTACCACAAATCAAATGCAAAGCATCATCCCCGACATGAACTGGGAGAAAGCCCAATTTTACCTACCACATGTAAATACGGTATTACCTAACTTTGGCATAGATACACCGCTCAGAAAGGCACATTTTCTATCGCAACTGGCTCACGAAAGTGGCGGGCTTAAATACAACCAGGAAAACCTTAACTATTCAGCGAAAGCTTTAAGGAGTGTGTTTGGAAAGTATTTTAAAACAAAAGAAATTGCAGAAGCTTACGCGCGGAAACCCGAAAAAATTGCCAATAGAGTCTACGGAAACAGGATGGGTAATGGTGATGAGGCCAGTGGCGATGGTTGGAAATATAGAGGTCGAGGTTTAATACAACTTACGGGGAAAAACAATTATCAAAAATTTGCGCACGACCATGGTGTCGATTGTGTGAACAACCCCGATTTAATTCTCGACCCCGAATTGGCACTTACTTCTGCCTGCTGGTTTTGGAAAAAAAACAACATTAATAGGTACGCCGATGACGATGATATCCATATGGTTACCAAACGCATTAACGGCGGTACCAATGGGCTGCTTCATCGTCAACATTACCTCGATTCTTTTAAACGACTTTATGAGGTTTTGGAAGCTGATAAATCCTAA
- a CDS encoding DUF5009 domain-containing protein: protein MDSNIKHIKIKRTQSIDVFRAITMFLMIFVNDIPSLKDVPNWLKHTEAQEDGMGLSDVVFPLFLFIVGLSIPLAINTRRKKGYNETSTATHIVSRTIALLAMGVLMVNIGRINPDLMPFGKNTWQILMTVGIMLVWLYYKPITYLTKAGVIALKCLGIGILLYLAVVFRGGTADNPIWIKPYWWGILGLIGWAYLLNAFFFMFLGSKIRDIILGCLLLFLFNIQEFGYFKGFPSFKIVVSASNHLLVMLGVLCTALLLRYKDQKKENRFLLILLACGITLIAFGFFIRPSFIISKILATPSWTIICGGIAFLLFGLFYIVVDKWGQSAWANIIKPAGTSTLTCYLLPFLIYPLLSILNFRWPEFATYGWAGIVKSLFFALVVIIITGGLEKIKIKLKV from the coding sequence ATGGATTCGAACATCAAACATATCAAAATCAAAAGAACGCAATCTATTGATGTTTTTAGGGCGATAACCATGTTTTTAATGATTTTTGTGAATGATATTCCGTCGTTAAAAGATGTTCCCAATTGGTTGAAACACACGGAGGCACAAGAAGACGGTATGGGTCTATCGGATGTTGTTTTTCCTTTATTTTTATTTATTGTTGGCCTTTCCATTCCTTTGGCCATAAACACCAGAAGAAAAAAGGGATATAACGAAACTTCCACAGCTACTCATATTGTTTCTAGGACGATTGCTTTATTGGCCATGGGCGTTTTAATGGTCAATATTGGTCGGATTAATCCCGACTTGATGCCTTTTGGAAAAAATACGTGGCAAATATTAATGACGGTAGGAATTATGTTAGTATGGCTGTATTACAAGCCTATTACATACTTAACTAAAGCAGGAGTTATAGCTTTAAAATGTTTAGGGATAGGTATTCTGCTGTATTTGGCTGTAGTGTTTAGAGGTGGTACAGCCGACAATCCCATATGGATAAAGCCTTATTGGTGGGGCATTTTAGGGTTGATTGGTTGGGCGTATCTTTTAAATGCATTCTTTTTTATGTTTTTGGGCAGCAAAATAAGAGATATCATTTTAGGATGCTTACTATTGTTTTTATTTAATATTCAGGAATTTGGGTATTTCAAAGGCTTTCCATCTTTTAAAATTGTGGTTAGCGCTTCCAATCATTTATTGGTGATGTTAGGTGTGTTGTGTACTGCTTTGTTGTTGCGTTATAAAGATCAGAAAAAGGAAAATAGATTTTTGTTAATACTACTAGCTTGTGGTATAACTCTTATTGCCTTTGGATTTTTTATCAGACCATCATTTATAATTTCAAAAATATTGGCTACACCTTCATGGACCATTATTTGTGGCGGTATAGCATTTTTGTTATTTGGCCTATTTTATATTGTTGTTGATAAATGGGGGCAATCTGCATGGGCCAATATTATAAAACCTGCAGGAACCAGTACCCTTACTTGTTATTTGTTGCCGTTTTTAATATATCCATTATTGTCTATATTGAATTTTAGATGGCCTGAATTCGCAACTTACGGTTGGGCAGGTATTGTAAAATCATTGTTTTTCGCCCTAGTGGTTATAATAATAACTGGTGGCTTAGAAAAAATAAAAATCAAATTGAAAGTGTAA
- a CDS encoding glycoside hydrolase family 9 protein: MKNLALVFGIILLSFGCSEEQHQSWIRINQMGYQPNTIKVAVIGSKDNISVTEFTLHNSENDAIVASFDTVESKGEFGPFQTSFRLDFSDFNDEGSYYIRAKNTKSPVFKIDNNVYDGTADFLLKYMRQQRCEFNPYLKDSCHVDDGFIIYHPEKPDGTHIDVAGGWHDATDYLQYTATSANAIYQLLYSYRENPEAFGDAYQANGLEGANGIPDVIDEAKFGMDWLIKMNPSSTEYYNQIADDRDHAGYRLPNKDSVVYHPEYKGRPVYFVSGEIQGLFENKNRTTGVSSTAGKFASSFGIGAEVLSDFYPEYAKNLTQKAKDAYAFGKTKPGTMQTAPATSPYFYEEDNWYDDMELAAAKLYKLTNDKTYYSEALNYASSEKVTPWMGQDTAKHYQYYPFYNAGHNELALIANTDDKKTVTNYYKTGLEAIAQRGKDNPFLIGVPFIWCSNNLVTATLTQAKAYRELTGDDTYLNMEAALRDWLFGCNPWGTSMIVGLPEGYGDSPIYPHSSLNLLHGYQTDGGLVDGPVYGSIYNNLKGLQLLNPDPYAAFQSEYVVYHDDVGDYSTNEPTMDGTACLVFYLSSLEADVKKK, from the coding sequence ATGAAAAATTTAGCACTTGTATTTGGGATTATACTTTTAAGTTTTGGGTGTTCCGAAGAACAACATCAATCTTGGATTAGAATTAATCAAATGGGGTATCAACCCAATACCATTAAAGTAGCAGTTATTGGTTCAAAAGATAATATATCGGTTACGGAATTTACCCTACACAACTCAGAGAACGATGCCATTGTAGCGTCTTTTGACACCGTAGAATCTAAAGGTGAATTCGGACCGTTTCAAACATCATTTCGCTTAGATTTTTCAGATTTTAATGATGAAGGCAGCTATTACATAAGGGCTAAAAACACAAAATCCCCCGTTTTTAAAATTGATAATAATGTGTATGATGGCACTGCCGATTTTCTTTTAAAATATATGAGGCAGCAACGTTGTGAATTTAACCCATACCTTAAAGATTCCTGTCATGTAGATGATGGCTTTATTATTTACCACCCCGAAAAACCAGATGGCACTCATATTGATGTAGCAGGTGGCTGGCATGATGCTACAGATTATCTTCAATACACGGCAACCTCTGCTAATGCTATTTACCAATTATTATATTCCTATAGAGAAAACCCAGAAGCTTTTGGAGATGCTTACCAAGCAAATGGACTAGAAGGGGCTAATGGTATTCCTGATGTTATTGACGAGGCTAAATTTGGCATGGATTGGCTTATTAAAATGAATCCATCGTCAACAGAATATTACAACCAAATTGCTGATGATAGAGATCATGCTGGATATAGGCTTCCAAATAAAGATAGTGTGGTATATCATCCCGAATATAAAGGCAGACCGGTTTACTTTGTAAGTGGAGAAATTCAAGGTTTATTTGAGAATAAAAACCGTACAACTGGAGTGTCTTCAACCGCCGGTAAATTTGCATCTTCTTTTGGAATTGGAGCAGAAGTACTGTCGGACTTTTATCCCGAATACGCCAAAAATTTAACCCAAAAAGCCAAAGATGCTTATGCTTTTGGTAAAACCAAACCAGGCACCATGCAAACAGCTCCAGCCACATCGCCCTATTTTTACGAGGAAGATAATTGGTACGACGACATGGAGTTGGCCGCCGCCAAACTGTACAAACTCACAAACGACAAAACCTATTACAGTGAAGCATTAAATTACGCTTCTTCTGAAAAAGTAACACCTTGGATGGGTCAAGATACAGCTAAACACTATCAATATTATCCATTTTACAATGCAGGACATAACGAATTGGCTTTAATTGCCAATACAGATGATAAAAAAACGGTAACAAATTATTATAAAACTGGTTTAGAGGCTATCGCACAACGTGGTAAAGACAATCCTTTCCTCATCGGAGTACCCTTTATTTGGTGCTCAAATAATTTGGTAACAGCCACTTTAACTCAAGCTAAAGCTTACAGGGAATTAACAGGAGATGACACCTACTTGAACATGGAAGCTGCCCTGAGAGATTGGTTGTTTGGGTGCAATCCATGGGGAACAAGTATGATAGTTGGTCTACCAGAAGGCTACGGTGACTCCCCTATTTACCCGCATTCCTCACTAAACCTTTTACACGGTTACCAAACTGATGGCGGGTTGGTTGATGGCCCTGTTTATGGCTCTATTTACAATAATCTTAAAGGACTGCAGCTGCTTAATCCCGATCCGTATGCCGCATTTCAATCAGAATATGTGGTTTATCATGACGATGTTGGAGATTATTCTACAAACGAACCAACCATGGACGGTACTGCGTGTTTGGTGTTTTATTTATCGTCTTTAGAGGCTGATGTAAAAAAAAAATAA